One window of Mesorhizobium loti R88b genomic DNA carries:
- a CDS encoding acetolactate synthase large subunit — protein MTKGSDLFVAALENEGVDRIFGIPGEENLDIVESIRRSSIQLILTRHEQAAAFMAATYGRLTGKAGVCITTLGPGALNLTTGSAYALLGAMPMIMITGQKGILSSRQARFQIVDIVAAMKPLTKLSRQIVSPKMIPSLVREAFRVAQEERPGPVHLELPEDIAAAECEPVALVPTHPVELPLASPGALDRAARMILEAKRPLLMFGAAASRPRVTPDVAQFVLRTQIPYFTTQMGKGTVPGGTELYMGTAALSERDYVHEAIEQADLIITIGHDTVEKPPFIMGANGPKVIHVGYHSADVEQVYFPQAEIVGDLGPSLALLADRIEGKIPNAQTLLPLREGILSRIAARATEDRFTPQRIVHDVRAIMPADGILALDNGMYKIWFARNYRTRMANTLLLDNALATMGAGLPSAMMAALLYPKRRVMAICGDGGFMMNSQELETAVRLKLNLVVLLLEDHAYGMIRWKQAVDEFPDFGMTFGNPDFVKYAEAYGAKGTRVAEIADLRPALEQAFAGGGVHLVVVPIDYSENTRVLVDELRERLPAPRTP, from the coding sequence ATGACCAAAGGTTCGGATCTGTTCGTGGCGGCCCTGGAGAATGAGGGGGTCGACCGGATCTTCGGCATTCCGGGCGAGGAAAATCTCGACATCGTCGAATCGATCCGCCGCTCGTCGATCCAGCTGATCCTGACCCGCCACGAGCAGGCGGCCGCCTTCATGGCCGCCACCTATGGCAGGCTCACCGGCAAGGCAGGCGTGTGCATCACCACGCTTGGCCCCGGCGCGCTCAATCTGACCACCGGCTCGGCCTATGCGTTGCTCGGCGCGATGCCGATGATCATGATCACCGGCCAGAAAGGCATCCTGTCATCGCGGCAGGCGCGATTCCAGATCGTCGATATCGTCGCGGCGATGAAGCCGCTGACCAAGCTTTCGCGCCAGATCGTCTCGCCGAAGATGATCCCCTCGCTGGTGCGCGAAGCCTTCCGCGTTGCCCAGGAGGAGCGTCCCGGCCCCGTGCATTTGGAACTGCCCGAAGACATCGCGGCGGCGGAGTGCGAACCGGTGGCACTGGTGCCGACGCACCCGGTCGAGCTGCCGCTGGCGAGCCCAGGCGCGCTTGATCGCGCCGCCCGCATGATCCTGGAAGCCAAGCGTCCGCTGCTGATGTTCGGCGCGGCGGCGTCGCGGCCGCGCGTGACCCCCGATGTCGCGCAGTTCGTGCTGCGCACCCAAATTCCCTATTTCACCACGCAGATGGGCAAGGGCACCGTGCCCGGCGGCACCGAGCTCTACATGGGAACGGCGGCGCTTTCGGAGCGCGACTATGTGCACGAGGCGATCGAGCAAGCCGATCTGATCATCACCATCGGCCATGACACGGTCGAGAAACCGCCCTTCATCATGGGCGCCAACGGGCCGAAGGTCATCCATGTCGGTTACCACTCAGCTGACGTCGAGCAGGTCTATTTCCCGCAGGCCGAGATCGTCGGCGACCTCGGCCCTTCGCTGGCGCTGCTGGCCGACCGCATCGAGGGCAAGATTCCCAATGCGCAGACCCTGCTGCCGCTCAGGGAAGGCATTTTGAGCCGGATCGCCGCGCGCGCCACCGAAGACCGCTTTACGCCGCAGCGCATCGTGCATGACGTGCGCGCCATCATGCCGGCGGATGGGATCCTCGCCCTCGACAACGGCATGTACAAGATCTGGTTCGCGCGCAACTACCGCACGCGGATGGCAAACACGCTGCTGCTCGACAATGCGCTGGCCACCATGGGCGCTGGCCTGCCGTCGGCGATGATGGCGGCGCTGCTCTATCCCAAGCGCCGCGTCATGGCCATTTGCGGCGACGGCGGCTTCATGATGAACAGCCAGGAACTGGAGACCGCCGTCAGGCTCAAGCTCAACCTTGTCGTGCTGCTGCTCGAAGACCACGCTTATGGCATGATCCGCTGGAAACAGGCGGTCGACGAATTCCCGGATTTCGGCATGACCTTTGGCAATCCCGATTTCGTCAAATACGCCGAGGCCTATGGCGCCAAGGGAACCAGGGTTGCGGAGATCGCCGACTTGCGGCCGGCGCTGGAACAGGCTTTTGCCGGCGGCGGCGTGCATCTCGTCGTGGTGCCCATCGACTATTCCGAAAACACCAGGGTGCTCGTCGACGAATTGCGCGAGCGGCTGCCGGCGCCGCGGACGCCCTGA
- a CDS encoding LysR family transcriptional regulator, with protein sequence MDRLESMAVFLKAVDLGSFAAAAVALDLSGPMVGKHVRFLEERLGVRLINRTTRRQSLTDFGRAYYERCRVVLAEAEAADALAADQLSEPRGKLRVTMPAHFGRHCVTPVLLKLARQYPMLELDLSLSDRFADLAEDGFDLAIRTGELDDKAGVIARRVARQDMIVCAAPAYLKNHGEPRRTEDLADHQAIVYRRLGQIVQPWLFVREGQPAQEIMPGGRLRLDDLDAIADAAVEGMGLAWLPWWLVRERIQAGALVALLPGQPHYPYDCHALWLQTPHLPRKVRLAVDALAAALPKLMA encoded by the coding sequence ATGGATCGGCTCGAGAGCATGGCCGTGTTCCTCAAAGCGGTCGACCTTGGCTCGTTCGCGGCCGCGGCGGTCGCGCTCGATCTGTCCGGGCCGATGGTCGGCAAGCATGTCCGCTTTCTCGAGGAGCGGCTGGGCGTGCGTCTCATCAACCGCACCACGCGCCGCCAGAGCCTGACCGATTTCGGCCGTGCCTATTATGAACGCTGCAGGGTCGTGCTGGCCGAGGCCGAGGCAGCCGATGCGCTCGCCGCCGACCAGCTGTCCGAACCGCGCGGGAAACTGCGCGTCACCATGCCGGCGCATTTCGGCCGCCACTGCGTTACTCCCGTGCTGCTAAAGCTCGCGCGGCAATATCCGATGCTGGAACTCGATTTGTCGCTCAGCGACCGTTTCGCCGATCTCGCCGAGGATGGCTTCGACCTCGCCATCCGAACCGGTGAATTGGACGACAAGGCCGGCGTGATCGCGCGCCGCGTTGCGCGCCAGGACATGATTGTCTGTGCCGCGCCTGCCTATCTCAAAAATCATGGCGAGCCCCGGCGGACCGAAGACCTCGCCGACCATCAGGCCATCGTCTATCGCCGGCTCGGCCAGATCGTTCAGCCGTGGCTGTTCGTGCGTGAAGGGCAACCAGCGCAGGAGATCATGCCCGGCGGTCGGCTGCGGCTCGACGATCTCGATGCCATCGCCGACGCAGCGGTCGAAGGCATGGGACTGGCGTGGCTGCCCTGGTGGCTGGTTCGCGAGCGCATTCAAGCCGGCGCCTTGGTGGCGCTGTTGCCGGGCCAGCCGCATTATCCCTACGACTGTCACGCGCTTTGGCTGCAAACGCCGCATCTGCCGCGCAAGGTGCGGCTGGCTGTCGACGCGCTGGCGGCAGCCTTGCCGAAACTGATGGCCTGA
- a CDS encoding zinc-dependent alcohol dehydrogenase family protein, translating to MSRIVRFHQHGGPEVLRIEDVNLPPPGPGEVQIRVKALGLNRAEALLREGIYIETPTLPSGLGLEAAGIVEAVGTGVKDFTPGDAVSIIPPQSMVRWPAYGELITYPAGLVVKHPQSLDWQTGAAVWMQYLTAYGALIDIAKLGRGDVVVITAASSSVGLAAIQTADSVGATAIAVTRTSAKKQALLDAGAAEVVVLAEESLAVRLNEIAGQDGVRVVLDAIGGPIFEPLTAAMSKGGILIEYGGLSSEPTPFPLPAVLGKTLTLRGYLVHEITGDPVKLEAAKAFILGGLETGTLRPIIDRTFAFDQIVEAHRYLESNEQFGKIVVTI from the coding sequence ATGTCCCGTATTGTCCGCTTCCACCAGCATGGTGGCCCCGAGGTTCTGCGCATCGAGGATGTAAACCTCCCCCCACCGGGTCCGGGCGAGGTGCAGATCCGCGTCAAGGCGCTCGGCCTCAATCGCGCCGAGGCGTTGTTGCGCGAGGGCATTTATATCGAGACGCCGACACTGCCGTCCGGGCTTGGCCTGGAAGCAGCGGGCATCGTCGAGGCGGTCGGTACAGGCGTGAAGGATTTCACGCCCGGCGACGCGGTCAGCATTATCCCGCCGCAATCGATGGTTCGCTGGCCAGCCTATGGCGAATTGATCACCTATCCCGCCGGACTCGTCGTCAAGCATCCGCAGTCGCTCGACTGGCAGACAGGGGCCGCCGTCTGGATGCAATATCTCACCGCCTACGGCGCGCTGATCGACATCGCAAAACTGGGCCGTGGAGATGTCGTCGTCATTACAGCGGCCTCAAGCAGTGTCGGGCTCGCGGCGATCCAGACCGCCGACAGCGTCGGCGCGACAGCGATCGCGGTGACACGGACATCGGCCAAAAAGCAGGCCCTGCTCGATGCCGGTGCGGCTGAAGTCGTGGTCCTCGCCGAAGAGAGTCTTGCCGTGCGGCTGAACGAGATCGCTGGACAGGACGGAGTGCGGGTCGTGCTCGATGCAATCGGCGGTCCGATCTTCGAGCCGCTGACGGCCGCGATGTCAAAGGGCGGCATTCTGATCGAATATGGCGGCCTCAGCAGCGAGCCGACGCCGTTCCCCCTGCCTGCCGTGTTGGGCAAGACGCTGACGTTACGTGGCTACCTCGTCCACGAGATCACCGGCGATCCGGTGAAGCTGGAGGCCGCCAAGGCATTCATCCTCGGAGGCCTGGAGACGGGCACGCTGAGGCCGATCATCGACCGGACCTTTGCCTTCGACCAGATTGTCGAAGCGCATCGCTATCTCGAATCGAACGAGCAGTTCGGCAAGATCGTAGTGACGATCTGA
- a CDS encoding zf-TFIIB domain-containing protein, which produces MTSSLLGLVCPSCRVALTMSERQGIEIDYCPQCRGVWLDRGELDKIVERSGREAAPAAQPHPAAFSQPQHGRDDDYSRSQGHRYPKRKKSFFEELFD; this is translated from the coding sequence ATGACATCTTCCCTGCTTGGCCTGGTTTGCCCCTCCTGCCGCGTCGCGCTCACAATGAGCGAACGCCAGGGTATCGAAATCGACTATTGTCCGCAGTGCCGCGGCGTCTGGCTTGATCGAGGCGAACTCGACAAGATCGTCGAGCGCTCCGGCAGGGAGGCGGCGCCTGCGGCGCAGCCACACCCGGCAGCGTTCTCGCAGCCGCAACACGGCCGCGACGACGATTATTCCCGCTCGCAGGGCCACCGCTATCCCAAACGGAAGAAATCATTCTTCGAAGAATTGTTCGATTGA
- a CDS encoding Tim44 domain-containing protein, translating to MMSRTSRFATLFAGLFLAFSMVAIDHAEARRGGSFGSRGTRTFQSAPPTRTAPAPTAPVERSMTPSTGVNNAARQPQAGPQRPGFMSGFGGTMMRGLLIGGLIGLLLGQGFGGLAGMFGFLLQALLIGGAIMLAIRFFRSQSARGPAPALAGAGNGQASRFENRASDADTARPFTIPGFGGGSAGGSSAVASEEITLAQTDLDAFQQLLTDVQEAFGREDHAALRRATTPEMVSYLSEELADNAQKGLRNEVSDITLLQADVAESWREDDRDFATAALRYESRDVTRERASGKVVEGDEDHPTETTELWTFTRQNGSNWKLSAIQQA from the coding sequence ATGATGTCTCGCACAAGCCGATTTGCAACCCTCTTTGCAGGACTGTTCCTGGCATTCTCCATGGTCGCGATCGATCATGCCGAGGCTCGGCGCGGCGGCAGTTTCGGCAGTCGCGGCACGCGCACGTTCCAGTCGGCACCGCCGACCAGGACCGCGCCAGCGCCGACCGCTCCGGTCGAGCGTTCGATGACGCCCAGCACCGGAGTGAACAATGCCGCCCGGCAGCCGCAGGCCGGCCCGCAGAGGCCAGGCTTCATGAGCGGCTTCGGTGGAACGATGATGCGCGGCCTGCTGATCGGCGGCCTGATCGGGCTGCTGCTGGGCCAAGGCTTCGGCGGCCTGGCCGGCATGTTCGGCTTCCTGCTTCAGGCCTTGCTCATCGGTGGCGCGATCATGCTGGCCATCCGTTTCTTCCGGTCGCAATCCGCGCGTGGCCCTGCCCCCGCGCTCGCCGGTGCCGGCAATGGCCAGGCTTCGCGGTTTGAGAACCGCGCGAGCGATGCGGACACCGCACGTCCGTTCACGATTCCCGGCTTTGGCGGCGGTTCGGCCGGGGGTTCTTCGGCCGTCGCCTCCGAGGAGATCACACTGGCCCAAACCGACCTCGACGCGTTCCAGCAATTGTTGACCGATGTGCAGGAAGCATTCGGGCGCGAAGACCATGCCGCGCTGCGCCGGGCGACAACGCCCGAAATGGTGTCCTATCTCTCGGAAGAGCTGGCCGACAATGCCCAGAAAGGCCTCAGGAACGAGGTCTCTGATATCACCTTGCTGCAGGCCGATGTCGCGGAAAGCTGGCGCGAGGATGACCGCGATTTCGCCACGGCCGCATTGCGCTACGAGTCCCGCGACGTGACGCGCGAGCGGGCCAGCGGCAAGGTCGTCGAGGGTGACGAGGATCATCCGACCGAGACGACCGAGCTGTGGACATTCACGCGTCAGAATGGCTCGAACTGGAAGCTCTCGGCAATCCAACAGGCTTGA
- a CDS encoding lactonase family protein, with the protein MRSVWNACLVFVGSVNREAPYFQGARGVGLGVYSFDERTLTVQKLAETNDVDNPTFLSVTPDGSRLYANSEVSTWREGTVSAYGFDRASNRLSYLNKQPSLGSITAHNTITRDGTKLLVANYGAGEGGPDRAVAVYVFDKDGALSPPVASVSHKGTGPNAARQERSHAHSVTETIAGGMAIVADLGIDRLVSYRIGRDGSLTKLAESALPPGAGPRHIALHPNGRFVFVMNELDSTIVSMALDEATGRLSLIDVKPAVPEEARETNHGSDIQISPDGRFVYGGNRGHDSVVIMAVDQETGALSLVGHIPCGGATPRNLALTPSGGHLFSANQNADRISIFARDAASGLLTDTGRAIEVGTPMCVKIVQ; encoded by the coding sequence ATGCGCAGCGTCTGGAATGCTTGTCTGGTGTTTGTCGGCAGCGTGAACCGGGAGGCGCCTTATTTTCAGGGCGCCCGAGGTGTCGGTCTTGGCGTCTACAGTTTCGATGAACGAACGCTGACCGTCCAGAAGCTGGCCGAGACCAACGACGTCGACAATCCGACTTTTCTGTCGGTCACCCCGGATGGGTCGCGGCTCTATGCCAATTCGGAGGTGTCGACCTGGCGGGAGGGAACGGTTTCCGCCTACGGCTTCGATCGAGCCTCGAACAGGCTAAGCTATCTGAACAAGCAGCCATCGCTGGGCAGCATCACCGCGCACAACACCATCACCCGTGACGGGACAAAACTTCTGGTTGCCAACTACGGCGCCGGGGAGGGCGGTCCGGATCGGGCCGTTGCGGTCTATGTTTTTGACAAGGACGGCGCACTGTCGCCGCCTGTGGCCAGCGTCTCTCACAAAGGCACTGGTCCTAACGCGGCGCGGCAGGAGCGCTCGCATGCTCACAGCGTCACCGAAACCATTGCCGGCGGAATGGCAATCGTCGCCGACCTTGGCATCGACCGGCTGGTGTCGTATCGGATCGGGCGGGATGGCAGCCTGACGAAATTGGCGGAATCCGCACTGCCGCCTGGCGCGGGCCCGCGTCATATCGCTCTGCACCCAAACGGACGCTTCGTCTTTGTCATGAACGAGCTGGATTCGACAATTGTGTCGATGGCGCTCGATGAAGCCACCGGCAGGCTTTCCCTCATCGATGTCAAGCCGGCAGTGCCGGAAGAGGCACGCGAGACCAACCACGGCTCCGATATCCAGATTTCCCCGGACGGTCGTTTTGTCTACGGCGGCAACCGGGGCCACGACAGCGTCGTCATCATGGCGGTCGATCAGGAGACTGGTGCTTTGAGCCTTGTCGGCCATATCCCATGTGGCGGTGCGACGCCGCGAAATCTGGCGCTGACGCCGTCCGGTGGCCATTTGTTCTCCGCCAACCAGAATGCCGACCGCATCTCGATCTTCGCCCGCGACGCGGCAAGCGGCCTGCTGACCGACACCGGCCGGGCCATTGAGGTTGGCACGCCGATGTGCGTCAAGATCGTACAGTGA
- a CDS encoding MaoC family dehydratase: protein MNDFAPTVGVASTYPKNMPEDHAALPVWNAENWFYEDWPVGQKIRSLRRTMAEGDSHLFNTLVLDIHPYVQDQMFAESEGIFGKRLIAGAFVFSAGLGLVATNCVNAFSYGYDKLRFIKPVFIGDTIYSIRSNLDKKPRYKEMGLIRASYEVFKGEGELVLYCEHLQTVKYRNPADYVGKTEK from the coding sequence ATGAACGACTTCGCCCCCACTGTCGGCGTCGCCTCGACGTATCCCAAAAACATGCCCGAAGATCATGCCGCGTTGCCGGTGTGGAATGCCGAGAACTGGTTCTATGAGGACTGGCCGGTCGGCCAGAAAATCCGCTCGTTGCGGCGCACCATGGCAGAGGGCGATAGCCATCTGTTCAACACGCTGGTGCTGGACATTCACCCCTATGTGCAGGACCAGATGTTTGCCGAGAGCGAAGGCATTTTCGGTAAAAGGCTGATCGCCGGCGCGTTCGTCTTTTCGGCGGGGCTGGGGCTGGTCGCCACCAACTGCGTCAACGCGTTTTCCTATGGCTACGACAAGCTTCGCTTCATAAAGCCCGTCTTCATCGGCGACACGATCTATTCGATTCGCTCCAACCTCGACAAGAAGCCCCGCTACAAGGAGATGGGGCTGATCCGCGCCAGCTATGAGGTATTCAAGGGCGAAGGCGAGCTCGTTTTGTATTGCGAGCATCTGCAGACGGTGAAGTATCGCAACCCGGCCGATTACGTCGGCAAGACGGAGAAATGA
- a CDS encoding CaiB/BaiF CoA transferase family protein translates to MPAAAELPLAGLTVVDMSQFLSGPYCSLRLLDLGARVIKIERPDGGDLSRRLYLSDTEIGGDSTIFHAINRAKESLAIDLKNDADLKALRGLLAKADVLIQNFRPGVIERLGLDYEAVRKINPRLVYASISGYGEEGPWVKRPGQDLLAQSRSGVMWLNGDEDQGPVPFGLAIGDMLAGAACAQGILAALVRRGITAQGSHIETSLLEALIDFQFEVLTTHLNDGRRLPRRSSFRSAHAYLSAPYGVYPANDGYLAIAMTPIPKLADLLSLSELAPYRDKPASWFTARDDIKAIIAQRIATKTIDEWLAILEPADIWCAKVLTWPEMLASEGFQSLDMLQTVTREDDVSILTTSSPLRVDGIRAKVDRAAPRIGEHSAAIRAEFGL, encoded by the coding sequence ATGCCGGCCGCAGCCGAATTGCCGCTTGCCGGCCTCACCGTCGTCGACATGAGCCAGTTCCTGTCCGGGCCCTATTGCTCGCTGAGACTGCTCGATCTCGGCGCCCGCGTCATCAAGATCGAGCGTCCGGACGGCGGCGACCTGTCGCGCCGGCTCTATCTCAGCGACACCGAGATCGGCGGCGATTCCACCATCTTTCACGCCATCAACCGGGCCAAGGAAAGTCTTGCCATCGACCTCAAGAACGACGCCGATCTCAAGGCTTTGCGCGGACTGCTGGCCAAGGCCGATGTGCTGATCCAGAATTTCCGGCCAGGTGTCATCGAGCGCCTCGGCCTCGACTATGAGGCGGTGCGCAAGATCAACCCACGCCTCGTCTATGCGTCGATCAGCGGCTACGGCGAAGAGGGCCCATGGGTCAAGCGGCCCGGCCAGGACCTTCTGGCGCAGTCGCGCTCGGGCGTGATGTGGCTGAATGGCGACGAGGACCAGGGGCCGGTGCCGTTCGGGCTGGCCATCGGCGACATGCTGGCGGGTGCGGCCTGCGCGCAAGGCATTCTGGCGGCGCTCGTGCGGCGCGGCATCACCGCCCAAGGCAGCCATATCGAGACCAGCCTTTTGGAAGCGCTGATCGATTTCCAGTTCGAGGTGCTGACGACGCATCTCAACGATGGCCGACGCTTGCCCAGGCGCTCCAGCTTCCGCAGCGCACATGCCTATCTCTCCGCGCCTTACGGCGTCTATCCGGCCAATGACGGCTATCTCGCCATCGCCATGACGCCGATCCCCAAACTCGCCGACCTGCTGTCGCTCAGCGAGCTGGCGCCTTATCGCGACAAACCGGCATCGTGGTTCACCGCGCGCGACGACATCAAGGCGATCATCGCGCAGAGGATTGCGACGAAAACCATCGACGAGTGGCTGGCCATTCTGGAGCCCGCCGACATCTGGTGCGCCAAGGTGCTGACCTGGCCGGAGATGCTGGCCAGCGAAGGCTTTCAGTCGCTCGACATGCTGCAGACGGTGACGCGGGAAGATGACGTCTCGATCCTCACCACGAGTTCGCCGCTGAGGGTCGATGGCATCAGAGCCAAGGTCGATCGGGCGGCACCGCGCATCGGCGAACACAGTGCCGCGATCCGCGCGGAGTTCGGCCTGTGA
- a CDS encoding extracellular solute-binding protein has protein sequence MTWTHPRGYDPIVACSSFWQQKTGVAIEWDKRSLQDFESFPVEELARAYDLIVIDHPHVGQITAERCLAPLDVAGREAERAALASGSVGQSYPSYNWQGQQWAFPIDAASQVLAWRPDALETPPARWSDVLDLARQGRVLLPLLPPHSLMVFYTLAGNFGHPCATDPCRDLIDADAGRGVFEMMSEIAALVDPACFEMDPIAVSERMAEASSRIVCAPLIYGYVSYAISGFRAHRLAFADIPIAGSNGPIGSALGGTGIAVSAFSKAREAAIDFAYWVANGDIQRGPYAAAGGQPGHAAAWEDQAVNEATGNFYRNTRATLDGAWVRPRHDGYMAFQQAASDRIISGMTSGHKAAEVVADLNHLFQESSPTQVSGAAGGGA, from the coding sequence ATGACCTGGACCCATCCGCGCGGCTACGATCCGATCGTCGCCTGCTCGTCCTTCTGGCAGCAGAAGACCGGCGTCGCCATCGAATGGGACAAGCGCTCGTTGCAGGATTTTGAATCCTTCCCGGTCGAGGAACTGGCGCGCGCCTACGACCTCATCGTCATCGACCATCCGCATGTCGGCCAGATCACGGCCGAACGTTGCCTCGCGCCGCTGGATGTTGCCGGCCGCGAGGCGGAGCGCGCAGCCCTTGCCTCGGGCAGCGTCGGCCAGTCCTATCCGAGCTATAACTGGCAAGGGCAGCAATGGGCTTTCCCGATCGATGCGGCCAGCCAAGTTTTGGCGTGGCGCCCAGATGCGCTAGAGACACCGCCGGCACGCTGGAGCGATGTGCTCGATCTCGCCCGCCAAGGGCGCGTGCTGTTGCCGTTGCTGCCGCCTCACTCGTTGATGGTGTTCTACACACTGGCCGGTAATTTTGGTCATCCCTGCGCCACCGATCCGTGCCGCGATCTCATCGATGCCGACGCCGGCAGAGGAGTCTTCGAGATGATGAGCGAGATCGCGGCATTGGTCGACCCGGCGTGTTTCGAGATGGACCCGATCGCGGTTTCGGAGCGTATGGCGGAGGCCAGTTCCCGGATCGTCTGCGCGCCGCTGATCTATGGCTATGTCTCCTATGCGATATCAGGATTTCGCGCGCACCGGCTGGCCTTCGCCGACATCCCGATCGCCGGCTCCAACGGCCCGATCGGTTCGGCGCTCGGTGGCACCGGCATAGCGGTGTCGGCCTTTTCCAAAGCCAGAGAAGCGGCGATCGATTTTGCCTACTGGGTCGCCAACGGCGATATCCAGCGCGGTCCTTATGCCGCCGCCGGCGGACAGCCCGGCCATGCGGCGGCCTGGGAAGACCAGGCGGTCAATGAAGCGACCGGCAATTTCTATCGCAACACGCGCGCGACGCTGGATGGCGCATGGGTGCGGCCGCGCCATGACGGCTACATGGCGTTCCAGCAGGCGGCGTCCGACCGCATAATTTCAGGCATGACCTCCGGGCATAAAGCCGCAGAGGTGGTTGCCGATCTCAATCACCTGTTCCAGGAGAGTTCTCCCACACAGGTGTCCGGCGCTGCCGGTGGAGGAGCCTGA
- a CDS encoding amidohydrolase family protein, translating to MIIDTHLHLIDRSALRYPWLTGVPALNRDFSYEEYATEARRVGVERVLHMEVDVDPADIEAETARVEGLSRQPGSMLAGVIASCRPEEADFAAYLERQQTNPFVKGFRRVLHVVPDDLSESALFRDNIKRLGGTGLTFDLVVLPHQIPKAIALADLAPDVQFVLDHCGVPDIKGNDEHPWREHMSEIARRPNVIAKISGVVAYADAGNWTVETLRPYVEHSIAAFGWDRVVWGSDWPVCTLGGGLSTWVAATHALLSGCSAEEREGLLSGNARKLWRLK from the coding sequence ATGATCATCGACACTCATCTACATCTCATCGATCGCTCTGCCTTGCGCTATCCCTGGCTAACCGGCGTGCCAGCGCTCAACCGCGATTTCTCCTATGAGGAATATGCCACCGAGGCGCGGCGTGTCGGCGTTGAGCGCGTGCTGCATATGGAGGTCGATGTCGATCCTGCCGACATCGAAGCCGAGACAGCTCGTGTCGAAGGATTGTCGCGGCAACCCGGCAGCATGCTGGCTGGTGTGATCGCATCCTGCCGGCCGGAAGAGGCTGATTTCGCCGCCTATCTCGAACGCCAACAGACCAACCCTTTCGTCAAAGGCTTCCGCCGCGTGCTCCACGTTGTGCCGGACGATCTCTCGGAAAGTGCGCTGTTTCGTGACAACATCAAGCGCCTCGGCGGCACCGGCCTGACCTTTGATCTCGTCGTGCTGCCGCACCAGATCCCCAAGGCGATCGCGCTTGCAGACCTGGCGCCCGACGTTCAGTTCGTCCTTGACCATTGCGGCGTGCCCGACATTAAGGGCAATGACGAACACCCTTGGCGCGAGCACATGAGCGAGATCGCCCGGCGCCCAAATGTGATCGCCAAGATTTCCGGTGTCGTCGCTTACGCCGATGCCGGCAACTGGACGGTCGAGACACTACGACCCTATGTCGAACACTCAATCGCTGCGTTCGGCTGGGACCGTGTCGTCTGGGGCAGCGACTGGCCGGTCTGCACGCTCGGCGGCGGCCTCTCGACCTGGGTGGCGGCGACCCATGCGCTGCTTTCAGGCTGTAGCGCAGAGGAGCGCGAGGGCTTGTTGTCTGGCAATGCCCGCAAGCTGTGGCGGCTGAAATAG
- a CDS encoding IclR family transcriptional regulator, producing MDDSEDERYRAPALDKGLDILELLAGVDGGLTQAEIAKKLDRSPNEFYRMLDRLVRRGYVTRLDGDRYSLTLKLFGLAQLHAPVRRLVSYATPLMRELAETSQQANQLVVFDRGSAVVIAQQEAPDYWGISIRVGSHISLFDTGSGHVLLAFRSQEERQMMISEYVRSTDKTPQSAEFFTRLDQIRDRGYEMMASMQTAGVFNLSAPVRSSDGKAIAALSIPYITVINTPAAPDITRTIELLLATCEKLSHLAGSTVGSSA from the coding sequence ATGGATGACAGCGAAGACGAGCGCTACCGCGCGCCGGCGCTCGACAAGGGGCTCGACATCCTTGAGCTACTGGCGGGCGTCGACGGTGGCCTTACCCAGGCCGAAATCGCCAAGAAACTCGACCGCAGCCCCAATGAATTCTACCGCATGCTCGACCGGCTGGTGCGACGCGGCTATGTCACGCGGCTCGACGGCGACCGCTACTCGCTGACGCTGAAACTGTTCGGCCTTGCGCAACTGCACGCTCCGGTGCGGCGGCTGGTCTCCTATGCAACGCCGCTGATGCGGGAACTGGCCGAGACCTCGCAGCAGGCCAACCAACTCGTTGTTTTTGATCGCGGTTCCGCCGTCGTCATCGCCCAGCAGGAGGCGCCGGACTATTGGGGAATCTCGATCCGGGTCGGCTCGCACATCAGCCTGTTCGACACCGGATCTGGCCATGTGCTGCTCGCCTTCCGCTCGCAGGAAGAGCGGCAGATGATGATTTCCGAATACGTCCGCAGCACCGACAAGACGCCGCAGTCGGCGGAGTTCTTCACCCGGCTCGACCAGATCCGCGACCGCGGCTATGAGATGATGGCCTCGATGCAGACCGCCGGCGTCTTCAATCTCTCGGCACCGGTGCGCAGTTCCGATGGCAAGGCGATCGCCGCGCTGTCGATCCCCTACATCACCGTCATCAACACGCCTGCCGCACCCGACATAACTCGGACCATCGAGCTGTTGCTGGCAACGTGCGAGAAGCTGTCGCACCTGGCAGGCTCGACTGTCGGTTCATCGGCATAA